The following DNA comes from Candidatus Baltobacteraceae bacterium.
GGAGCGCAGCGTAGTCGAGGGACCGCGAAAGCCATTCTTCCCTTGGAGCGCCAGGACGGCGTGTAACCGCCTGCACGAGCGCAGTGAGTTGTGATGGTAAGGCGTAGCCGTGAAGCCACGAACGGGCCGAACCTGCAACCGAGGTGACTGCCAGGCGTATGGCATTGATAGTCGCTAGACTCGAGGAAGCGTGAAACGCATCGAACGCGTGCGGCTGTATCCCACGTTCCGTCAGGCGGAGCGCCTTCGCTTTGCGCTGGACGTCACGCGGGAACTGTACAACGCGCTGCTCCAAGAGCGTCGCGACGCATACCGTCTGCGTAAGGTGAAGATTTCTGCCAGGATGCAATACGCGGAAATCACGGCACTGCGCAAGCCGATCGACCGTCTTGACGGCCGCCTTGCGGCAGT
Coding sequences within:
- a CDS encoding helix-turn-helix domain-containing protein, with amino-acid sequence MKRIERVRLYPTFRQAERLRFALDVTRELYNALLQERRDAYRLRKVKISARMQYAEITALRKPIDRLDGRLAAVYRECEDAVLHRLDLAMQAFFRRIERSKTPGFPRFKPAARWKQLAFPHGNRALTFDAVQRSV